A genomic window from Dermacentor silvarum isolate Dsil-2018 chromosome 9, BIME_Dsil_1.4, whole genome shotgun sequence includes:
- the LOC119464274 gene encoding uncharacterized protein LOC119464274, whose translation MTTRKSILLATAAVYAFCFCPNLTHAQYYPELRFDLQKYQDPMACPARAGEWHMVYRNYPYDPFYGGVAKCVSFQRLGPVKDFTFPAKFSWRSDGAGTQSVVGTYVFSSTPGYTARNLHTFLPKNAPFAWQKHTLYVDCGNCYISRHHYAGNGCTLWRRARNVPGKGTDHCDFIFDLVCGSFPKYVVYEPSCPVDLGPGPEKALEVTSG comes from the exons ATGACGACGCGTAAAAGTATTTTGCTCGCAACTGCTGCCGTTTACGCTTTTTGCTTTTGTCCCAACCTTACACACGCACAGTATTACCCAGAATTGCGATTTGATCTACAGAAGTATCAAGATCCAATGGCG TGCCCAGCGAGAGCCGGCGAATGGCACATGGTGTACAGAAATTATCCGTACGATCCATTCTACGGCGGAGTGGCGAAATGTGTCAGTTTCCAGAGACTCGGACCTGTCAAAGATTTCACATTTCCGGCGAAGTTCTCATGGCGCAGTGACGGAGCTGGAACTCAGTCAGT agtcgGCACTTATGTTTTCAGTTCGACGCCTGGGTACACAGCCAGAAATTTGCACACTTTCCTTCCTAAGAATG CACCATTTGCTTGGCAGAAGCATACGCTTTATGTTGACTGCGGCAACTGCTACATCAGTCGCCATCATTATGCCG GAAACGGCTGCACGTTGTGGCGACGTGCACGTAACGTCCCCGGTAAAGGCACCGACCACTGTGACTTTATCTTCGACCTAGTCTGCGGGTCGTTTCCGAAGTATGTAGTGTATGAGCCGTCGTGTCCAGTTGACCTTGGCCCAGGCCCAGAGAAAGCTCTCGAAGTGACCAGTGGCTGA